In Gossypium arboreum isolate Shixiya-1 chromosome 5, ASM2569848v2, whole genome shotgun sequence, a single genomic region encodes these proteins:
- the LOC108453173 gene encoding LOW QUALITY PROTEIN: V-type proton ATPase subunit B2 (The sequence of the model RefSeq protein was modified relative to this genomic sequence to represent the inferred CDS: inserted 1 base in 1 codon) codes for MGAEKNFIDMEEGTLEIGMEYRTVSGVAGPLVILDKVKGPKYQEIVNIRLGDGTTRRGQVLEVDGEKAVVQVFEGTSGIDNKYTTVQFTGEVLKTPVSLDMLGRIFNGSGKPIDNXPPILPEAYLDISGSSINPSERTYPEEMIQTGISTIDVMNSIARGQKIPLFSAAGLPHNEIAAQICRQAGLVKRLEKSDNLLDDQEEDNFAIVFAAMGVNMETAQFFKRDFEENGSMERVTLFLNLANDPTIERIITPRIALTTAEYLAYECGKHVLVILTDMSSYADALREVSAAREEVPGRRGYPGYMYTDLATIYERAGRIEGRKGSITQIPILTMPNDDITHPTPDLTGYITEGQIYIDRQLHNRQIYPPINVLPSLSRLMKSAIGEGMTRRDHADVSNQLYANYAIGKDVQAMKAVVGEEALSSEDLLYLEFLDKFERKFVTQGAYDTRNIFQSLDLAWTLLRIFPRELLHRIPAKTLDQYYSRDATS; via the exons aTGGGAGCGGAAAAGAACTTCATTGACATGGAGGAGGGAACTCTGGAGATCGGGATGG AGTATAGAACTGTGTCTGGTGTTGCGGGACCATTGGTCATTCTTGACAAAGTTAAG GGTCCAAAGTATCAGGAGATTGTCAATATTCGGTTGGGGGATGGAACAACTCGACGTGGTCAAGTCCTGGAAGTTGATGGGGAGAAAGCAGTTGTGCAG GTCTTTGAAGGAACATCTGGAATTGACAACAAATACACAACTGTGCAATTTACAGGGGAG GTATTGAAAACTCCTGTGTCGTTGGATATGCTAGGGCGCATATTTAATGGCTCTGGAAAACCCATTGACA GGCCTCCTATTTTACCTGAGGCATACCTAGATATTTCTG GGAGCTCTATTAATCCTAGTGAAAGAACTTACCCTGAAGAGATGATTCAGACAGGGATTTCAACGATTGATGTCATGAACTCTATTGCTCGTGGACAGAAGATTCCTCTTTTTTCTGCTGCTGGTCTTCCTCATAATGAAATAGCTGCTCAAATTTGTCGTCAGGCGGGTCTCGTAAAGCGGTTGGAAAAGTCTGATAATCTCCTTGAT GATCAGGAAGAAGACAATTTTGCCATTGTGTTTGCTGCTATGGGGGTGAACATGGAGACAGCTCAATTTTTTAAGAGAGATTTTGAGGAAAATGGATCTATGGAAAGAGTTACACTTTTCTTGAACCTG GCCAATGACCCCACAATTGAACGAATTATCACACCAAGAATTGCCCTCACAACTGCAGAGTATTTGGCTTATGAATGTGGGAAACATGTTCTGGTTATATTGACAGATATGAGTTCTTATGCAGATGCTCTACGTGAG GTATCTGCTGCCCGAGAAGAAGTCCCCGGAAGGCGTGGTTATCCTGGTTATATGTACACTGATCTGGCGACAATTTATGAACGTGCAGGGCGTATCGAAGGAAGAAAAGGTTCCATCACCCAAATTCCTATTTTGACCATGCCTAATGATG ATATAACGCATCCTACACCAGATCTTACTGGCTATATTACTGAAGGACAGATATACATTGATAGACAACTCCACAACCGACAG ATATACCCACCAATTAATGTTCTCCCTTCACTCTCCCGATTAATGAAG AGTGCTATTGGTGAGGGGATGACTCGTAGAGATCATGCTGACGTGTCCAACCAG CTATATGCAAATTATGCTATTGGAAAAGATGTTCAAGCAATGAAAGCTGTGGTTGGCGAGGAAGCACTTTCTTCTGAGGATCTG CTTTATCTGGAGTTCCTAGATAAATTTGAGAGAAAATTCGTGACGCAAGGTGCTTATGATACTCGCAATATCTTCCAGTCACTTGATTTAGCGTGGACTTTGCTTCGTATCTTCCCACGTGAACTCCTCCACCGTATACCTGCAAAGACACTTGACCAGTATTACAGCCGTGATGCAACAAGCTAA